Proteins from one Acidiphilium multivorum AIU301 genomic window:
- a CDS encoding zinc-ribbon domain-containing protein — protein sequence MKIVMRAACPKCEAVYELPAEMAARLPAAVRCATCGHVWDLSPEAAVDEAGAPAAPDATEADAAPVGDAVGPTAEATPGPEASDPEGGEPEGGETEASRAMSLPALLAVPDSALVSAARAPAEPWPSLRVQWMVSAGVLAVLILLLFALHGPIGRAWPPSLWLYGLFGLG from the coding sequence ATGAAAATCGTCATGCGCGCCGCCTGTCCGAAATGCGAGGCTGTCTACGAGCTGCCGGCCGAGATGGCGGCGCGGCTACCCGCCGCCGTGCGGTGCGCGACGTGCGGGCATGTCTGGGACCTGTCGCCGGAAGCGGCGGTTGACGAGGCCGGCGCGCCCGCCGCCCCTGATGCGACGGAGGCGGACGCGGCGCCGGTGGGTGACGCTGTCGGCCCCACGGCCGAAGCGACGCCCGGACCGGAGGCGTCCGACCCTGAAGGAGGCGAACCGGAGGGAGGCGAAACGGAGGCGTCGCGGGCGATGTCCCTGCCGGCCCTGCTCGCGGTCCCCGATTCGGCGCTGGTCTCTGCGGCCCGGGCGCCGGCTGAGCCCTGGCCGTCGCTGCGGGTGCAGTGGATGGTTTCGGCCGGGGTGCTGGCGGTGCTTATTCTCCTGCTGTTCGCGCTGCATGGCCCGATCGGCCGCGCCTGGCCGCCCAGCCTGTGGCTCTACGGGCTGTTCGGCCTCGGCTGA
- a CDS encoding dipeptidase, which yields MIHQDLADLLVIDTHVDIPWPEGPDFLSDGPRCVDLPKVRRGGVGAVCFAAYVPQGRRDAAGHGAAKGRALAMLDAIAAMGNAPGAVLATTADAIAAAHRDDCFAVVPVVENGAALGGDLATLDDFAARGVRYMTMTHNGHNDLADAAIPRAEFGDAAVLHGGLSELGRAAVARMNELGILVDVSHAAKSTMMQAARLSRTPVIATHSCARALCDHPRNLDDEQLDMLAATGGLIQITMVSAFLKRGAKPPEIGVEAIADHVDYVVRRIGVEHVGIGTDFDGGGGVAGYMNAAETPALTAELVRRGYDRAALEKIWGGNFLRLLRQAEQVRQQGAAGPVSVAGAPAAAR from the coding sequence ATGATACATCAGGACCTCGCCGATCTTCTCGTCATCGATACCCATGTCGACATTCCCTGGCCGGAGGGGCCGGATTTCCTGAGCGACGGGCCACGCTGCGTCGATCTGCCGAAGGTGCGGCGCGGCGGGGTCGGGGCGGTGTGCTTCGCCGCCTATGTGCCGCAGGGGCGGCGCGATGCCGCCGGCCATGGCGCGGCGAAGGGGCGGGCGCTGGCGATGCTCGATGCGATCGCCGCGATGGGCAACGCACCCGGCGCCGTGCTCGCCACCACTGCCGATGCGATTGCGGCGGCGCATCGCGACGACTGTTTCGCCGTGGTGCCGGTGGTGGAGAACGGAGCGGCGCTGGGCGGCGATCTCGCAACCCTCGATGACTTTGCCGCGCGCGGCGTGCGCTACATGACGATGACCCATAACGGCCACAACGACCTCGCCGATGCCGCGATCCCGCGCGCCGAATTCGGCGATGCGGCGGTGCTGCATGGCGGGCTTTCCGAGCTTGGGCGGGCGGCGGTGGCGCGGATGAACGAGCTCGGCATTCTCGTCGATGTCAGCCATGCCGCGAAATCGACAATGATGCAGGCGGCGCGGCTCTCGCGCACGCCGGTGATCGCCACTCATTCCTGCGCGCGGGCGCTCTGCGACCACCCGCGCAATCTCGACGACGAGCAGCTCGACATGCTGGCCGCGACCGGCGGGCTGATCCAGATCACCATGGTGTCGGCGTTTCTCAAGCGTGGCGCGAAACCCCCGGAGATCGGGGTGGAGGCGATCGCCGACCATGTCGATTACGTGGTCCGCCGGATCGGGGTCGAGCATGTCGGCATCGGCACCGATTTCGATGGCGGCGGCGGCGTCGCCGGCTACATGAACGCGGCGGAAACCCCGGCGCTGACCGCGGAGCTGGTGCGGCGCGGCTACGACCGCGCGGCGCTGGAGAAGATCTGGGGCGGCAATTTTCTCCGCCTGTTGCGCCAGGCGGAGCAGGTGCGGCAGCAGGGCGCGGCGGGACCCGTATCGGTCGCCGGAGCTCCGGCGGCGGCTCGGTAG